A part of Ignavibacteriales bacterium genomic DNA contains:
- a CDS encoding cytochrome C: MSFTNFSFAQISPGELSNAHKSLEGMSNCTKCHVLGEKVNNSKCLDCHKAVQNLISSGRGYHSSSSVKGQNCWSCHGEHYGRGFKLINFDENKFDHNKAGYTLEGSHKDLDCSKCHQAKFISSSDLKKRKKTYLGLENFCSACHEDSHQKTLGTDCKKCHDTNKFKPAKNFDHNNSKYKLTGSHIKVDCVKCHPRETRNGKDFQKFKDVAFSSCQSCHKDIHQGKFGANCQSCHVTSSFHQINEGTFDHSKTKYPLIGKHRAVRCNDCHKDGISVKPKFEKCVDCHSDYHKGEIALNNSTRDCVDCHNVDGFKPSLFTIEQHKKSAYELSGAHFAVPCQSCHLKEDNWKFKKLGENCIDCHENVHSKELSEKYLPKNNCSSCHETASWRTIKFDHNSTEFKLSGKHADVNCSKCHVKVDENLNKKYLFLSSDKKCESCHNDKHQGQFNEGDESNCQRCHAFNNWKPENFDHNKTKFSLAGAHEKVLCAKCHKPSEKNGQIFIQYKLADFKCASCHS; encoded by the coding sequence ATTTCGTTTACCAATTTTTCATTTGCACAGATATCTCCCGGTGAATTAAGTAACGCACATAAAAGTTTAGAAGGAATGAGTAATTGCACCAAGTGTCATGTGCTGGGTGAGAAAGTAAACAATTCTAAATGTCTCGACTGCCACAAAGCTGTGCAAAATTTAATTTCATCAGGGAGAGGATATCACTCAAGCAGCAGTGTCAAAGGGCAAAACTGCTGGAGCTGTCATGGCGAACATTACGGAAGAGGATTTAAACTTATAAATTTTGACGAAAATAAATTTGATCATAACAAAGCCGGCTATACTCTTGAAGGTTCGCATAAAGATTTGGATTGCAGCAAGTGTCATCAAGCTAAATTTATTTCGAGCAGCGATTTAAAGAAAAGAAAAAAAACTTATTTGGGTTTGGAAAATTTCTGTTCTGCTTGTCACGAAGACAGCCACCAAAAGACTTTAGGCACGGATTGCAAAAAGTGCCACGATACAAATAAATTTAAGCCGGCAAAGAATTTTGATCACAATAACTCTAAGTATAAACTCACCGGTTCTCACATCAAAGTTGATTGTGTAAAATGCCATCCGAGGGAGACAAGAAACGGAAAGGATTTTCAGAAATTTAAGGATGTGGCATTCTCAAGCTGTCAATCATGTCATAAAGATATTCATCAAGGTAAGTTTGGAGCTAATTGTCAAAGTTGTCACGTTACATCAAGCTTTCATCAGATTAATGAAGGAACATTTGATCACAGTAAAACCAAATACCCTCTGATTGGAAAACACAGGGCAGTGCGCTGTAATGATTGCCATAAAGATGGAATTTCTGTAAAACCTAAATTTGAAAAATGTGTTGATTGTCATTCTGATTATCACAAAGGGGAGATTGCTCTAAATAATTCTACCCGCGATTGCGTTGATTGTCACAATGTGGATGGGTTCAAGCCTTCATTATTTACAATTGAGCAGCACAAGAAATCCGCTTATGAACTTTCCGGAGCCCATTTTGCAGTGCCATGCCAGAGTTGTCATTTAAAAGAAGATAATTGGAAATTCAAAAAGCTTGGCGAAAATTGTATTGATTGTCATGAAAATGTCCACAGTAAAGAATTGTCAGAAAAATATCTTCCAAAAAATAATTGTTCCTCTTGTCACGAAACGGCAAGCTGGCGTACTATAAAGTTCGACCATAATTCAACTGAATTTAAATTATCGGGAAAACATGCTGATGTTAATTGTTCTAAATGTCACGTTAAAGTTGATGAGAACTTAAATAAGAAATACTTATTTTTGTCTTCAGATAAAAAATGCGAATCGTGCCATAATGATAAACATCAAGGACAATTTAACGAAGGCGATGAATCTAACTGTCAGCGATGCCATGCTTTTAATAATTGGAAACCGGAAAACTTTGATCATAACAAAACTAAATTTTCTCTTGCTGGTGCGCACGAAAAAGTTCTTTGTGCAAAATGTCATAAGCCTTCAGAAAAAAACGGACAAATTTTTATCCAATATAAATTAGCTGATTTTAAATGCGCATCTTGTCATTCATAA